Proteins encoded together in one Desulfosporosinus meridiei DSM 13257 window:
- a CDS encoding FmdB family zinc ribbon protein, translating to MPMYEFRCPSCGGITTELCKMGENGEHLSCCECGTTGLLKNISGFASLGIPGGGGKGSCSSSCSGNCTGCH from the coding sequence ATGCCAATGTATGAATTTAGATGTCCAAGTTGTGGTGGAATCACCACAGAATTATGCAAAATGGGTGAAAACGGAGAACATTTATCGTGCTGTGAATGTGGAACCACAGGACTTCTGAAGAATATTTCAGGATTTGCCAGCCTTGGGATACCTGGTGGTGGTGGGAAGGGCAGTTGTTCTTCGAGTTGCAGTGGTAA
- a CDS encoding aconitate hydratase translates to MGHNLAQKILSSHLVSGDLAGGNEIALRIDQTLTQDATGTMAYLQFEAMNLSRVQTECSVSYIDHNTLQTGFENADDHAFLQSTAARFGAYFSRPGNGICHQVHLERFAKPGKTLLGSDSHTPTAGGMGMLAMGAGGLDVAVAMGGGAFYLPSPKVLRVWLTGKLSEWVSAKDIILEVLRLLSVKGGVGKIIEYAGPGVKTLTVPERSTITNMGAELGASASIFPSDEQTLRFLEAQGRGEDYIPLSADEDATYDEELKIDLSLLVPLIAQPHSPDNVVPVSNHSATAVQQVAIGSCTNSSYQDLMRVREILKGKQVHPNVSLVISPGSRQVLSMLSSNGALTDLLDSGARLLESTCGPCIGMGQSPVSKGVSVRTFNRNFLGRSGTQDASVFLASPEVAAASALTGFITDPRTLGLSSEVEFPERFRLDDSMIIPPGDPDTIIRRGPNIQPLPIAPALDNSLDLPVILKLGNNITTDDIMPAGSKILPLRSNIPAISEYTFHKIDPQFAEKAKAHKQSMIIAGHNYGQGSSREHAALAPMYLGLRIVLAQSFARIHRANLINFGILPLTFVDENDLDRLNAGMILHLSGLHQAVKTSEPFAITLDNDSKPVWVKHDLTERQAKILLAGGLLNSTKAAV, encoded by the coding sequence ATGGGTCATAATTTAGCTCAAAAAATACTCTCATCTCACTTAGTTTCCGGTGATTTAGCAGGCGGAAATGAAATAGCGCTGCGTATTGATCAGACACTTACCCAAGATGCTACAGGTACGATGGCTTATCTACAGTTTGAAGCCATGAACCTTTCTAGAGTACAAACCGAATGTTCGGTAAGTTATATAGATCATAATACACTCCAAACCGGGTTTGAAAATGCTGATGATCATGCTTTCCTGCAAAGTACAGCGGCACGCTTTGGGGCCTATTTTTCCCGTCCCGGAAACGGAATCTGCCACCAGGTTCATCTTGAACGCTTTGCCAAACCAGGCAAAACACTCCTCGGGTCAGATAGCCATACCCCCACCGCCGGTGGAATGGGGATGCTAGCTATGGGTGCCGGGGGGCTTGATGTTGCTGTGGCAATGGGTGGAGGAGCCTTTTACCTTCCCAGCCCTAAAGTCCTGCGGGTTTGGCTGACAGGAAAGCTTTCCGAATGGGTGTCTGCTAAGGATATTATCTTAGAAGTACTCCGACTCCTTTCTGTCAAAGGTGGAGTCGGTAAAATAATTGAGTATGCCGGGCCGGGAGTAAAAACCCTTACTGTTCCGGAACGCTCAACTATAACTAATATGGGTGCTGAGCTGGGTGCGTCTGCTTCGATTTTCCCGAGTGACGAACAAACTCTGCGCTTTCTTGAGGCCCAAGGCAGAGGGGAAGACTATATTCCCTTATCTGCGGATGAAGATGCCACTTATGACGAAGAGCTGAAAATCGATCTGTCTCTTCTGGTTCCCCTCATCGCCCAGCCCCATAGCCCTGATAATGTGGTTCCTGTAAGCAATCATTCTGCAACTGCTGTTCAACAGGTGGCGATTGGAAGTTGTACAAATTCATCCTATCAGGATCTAATGAGAGTTCGGGAAATTCTAAAAGGTAAGCAGGTCCATCCAAATGTGAGCTTAGTTATTTCTCCAGGTTCACGTCAAGTGTTGAGCATGCTTTCCAGCAATGGTGCCTTAACCGATCTTCTCGATAGTGGAGCACGTCTCCTTGAATCAACTTGTGGTCCCTGTATTGGTATGGGGCAATCTCCAGTCTCTAAAGGAGTCTCTGTCCGAACCTTTAATCGAAATTTCTTAGGCCGCAGCGGGACTCAAGATGCTTCAGTCTTCTTAGCCAGTCCGGAAGTCGCAGCAGCCTCTGCTCTCACCGGCTTCATCACTGATCCCCGGACTCTGGGGCTTTCCTCTGAAGTTGAGTTTCCGGAACGCTTTCGCCTTGATGACAGCATGATTATTCCTCCCGGTGATCCGGATACGATCATTCGGCGCGGACCCAATATTCAGCCACTCCCAATTGCCCCTGCTCTGGATAATTCTCTTGATTTGCCAGTCATCTTAAAGCTGGGCAATAATATTACAACCGATGATATCATGCCAGCGGGATCGAAAATCCTCCCCCTTCGTTCCAATATCCCGGCAATTTCTGAATATACCTTCCACAAGATCGATCCTCAGTTTGCCGAAAAAGCCAAAGCCCACAAACAAAGCATGATTATTGCCGGACATAATTATGGTCAAGGCTCAAGCAGAGAGCATGCTGCTCTGGCTCCTATGTATCTGGGTCTCCGTATTGTTTTAGCTCAGAGCTTTGCCCGAATTCATCGTGCTAACCTCATTAATTTTGGTATTCTTCCTCTTACCTTTGTCGATGAAAATGACTTAGACCGTCTAAACGCCGGTATGATCTTGCACCTGTCTGGTCTGCATCAGGCTGTAAAAACCTCCGAGCCATTTGCAATTACTTTAGATAACGACTCAAAGCCGGTTTGGGTTAAACACGATCTTACCGAACGCCAAGCTAAAATCCTTTTAGCAGGCGGACTTCTTAATTCGACCAAGGCTGCAGTTTAA
- a CDS encoding Lrp/AsnC family transcriptional regulator, producing MLSDKDRTLLKLIAEDCRLKPEELSIQTGLTVEYIEKRISDWEKEKVIVGYQPMINWDRTGDDKVSALIEVKVLPQRGYGFDKIAKRLQRYPEIKALYLMSGGYDLSVLIEGKTMQDVALFVAEKLASLEHVQSTATHFVLRRYKQDGIELMGEEETLQRLVVSP from the coding sequence ATGCTCAGTGATAAGGATCGAACCCTGCTTAAACTAATTGCTGAAGATTGTAGACTTAAACCTGAAGAGCTTTCGATTCAAACCGGTTTAACGGTGGAATATATTGAAAAGCGTATCAGTGATTGGGAAAAGGAAAAAGTAATTGTCGGCTACCAACCCATGATTAACTGGGATCGAACTGGCGATGATAAAGTATCCGCACTTATTGAAGTCAAAGTCTTACCCCAACGGGGCTATGGCTTTGATAAAATCGCCAAACGTCTGCAAAGATACCCGGAGATCAAAGCACTTTATCTAATGTCAGGAGGATATGACCTATCTGTCCTGATTGAAGGAAAAACCATGCAAGATGTTGCCCTCTTCGTAGCAGAAAAATTAGCTTCATTAGAACATGTTCAAAGTACAGCAACCCATTTTGTACTTCGCCGTTATAAGCAGGATGGAATAGAGCTTATGGGCGAAGAAGAGACTCTTCAACGTCTGGTGGTGTCACCATGA
- a CDS encoding aminotransferase class I/II-fold pyridoxal phosphate-dependent enzyme: protein MNNYLATHVATLPPSGIRKFFDLVATMKDVISLGVGEPDFVTPWTVRESGIFSLEEGQTMYTSNAGLFELREELSHHLSKTLDLSYDPHHEILITSGASEAVDLVMRAVLEPGDVVLVPDPSYVSYAPCAILAGASVNYVPTYAKDDFRMRVEELERVYTPKAKLLVLSYPNNPTGAIMNREDLLPIADFVSKHNLLVLADDIYSDLTYDQTHVSFASLPGMKDRTLFVSGFSKSYAMTGWRIGYVAGHPDLIQGMTKIHQYTMLCAPIMGQFAAIEALRSATEAKNDMVTAYDRRRRLLVHGFRQMGLDCFEPLGAFYVFPNISKTGLTSEEFAEQLLKEEKVAVVPGTAFGPSGEGHIRCSYAYSMEQLQEALKRISSFVERRINI, encoded by the coding sequence ATGAACAATTATTTGGCAACCCATGTTGCAACCCTGCCACCCTCAGGTATCCGCAAGTTCTTTGACCTTGTAGCAACCATGAAAGATGTCATCTCATTAGGTGTAGGAGAACCGGACTTTGTAACTCCTTGGACTGTCAGAGAAAGCGGCATCTTCTCACTTGAAGAAGGACAGACTATGTACACCAGTAATGCCGGTCTTTTTGAATTAAGGGAAGAGCTATCTCACCATTTATCTAAAACCCTGGATCTTTCTTACGACCCTCATCATGAAATTCTCATTACCTCCGGAGCAAGTGAAGCGGTGGATCTTGTAATGCGTGCTGTACTAGAGCCTGGTGATGTTGTTTTAGTACCTGATCCGTCCTACGTTTCCTATGCACCCTGCGCTATATTAGCCGGAGCAAGTGTGAACTATGTCCCTACCTATGCTAAAGATGATTTTCGTATGCGTGTCGAGGAATTAGAGCGAGTGTATACTCCAAAGGCTAAGCTCTTAGTACTCTCCTATCCTAATAACCCAACCGGAGCAATCATGAATCGTGAGGATTTGCTGCCCATCGCTGATTTTGTAAGTAAGCATAATCTTCTTGTCCTTGCAGATGATATATATTCCGACCTAACCTATGATCAAACCCATGTCTCCTTTGCCAGTTTACCTGGAATGAAAGATCGCACACTGTTCGTGAGCGGCTTTTCAAAGTCATACGCCATGACCGGATGGAGGATTGGCTATGTGGCAGGTCACCCAGACCTGATTCAAGGAATGACCAAAATTCATCAATACACTATGCTTTGCGCTCCGATCATGGGTCAATTTGCCGCCATTGAAGCTTTGCGCTCGGCAACTGAAGCTAAAAACGATATGGTTACTGCCTATGATCGCAGGCGACGTTTATTAGTACACGGCTTTCGGCAAATGGGGTTGGACTGTTTTGAGCCTTTAGGAGCTTTTTATGTGTTCCCTAATATTTCAAAGACCGGACTAACTTCGGAAGAATTTGCTGAACAACTCTTAAAGGAAGAAAAGGTCGCAGTTGTTCCGGGGACTGCCTTTGGGCCCTCGGGAGAAGGACATATTCGCTGTTCATACGCCTATTCTATGGAACAGCTTCAGGAAGCACTTAAGCGTATTTCCAGTTTTGTAGAACGCAGAATAAATATATAG
- a CDS encoding flavodoxin domain-containing protein: MKTLIIYSSSHGTTEKAAQILSEQLQGEVELINLKRLSNPKLTNYDSVIIGSSIYAGSAKSRVKQFLKQNQPELLSKGLGLFLCCMFEGDKALSQFETTYSKELRNHSRANGLFGGEFLISKMNFLERQIVKKVAGVTSDVSQLNLNEIRLFAEKFNQANPC, translated from the coding sequence TTGAAAACACTAATCATCTATTCTTCCTCTCATGGCACAACAGAAAAAGCTGCCCAAATCCTCAGTGAACAACTTCAGGGAGAGGTCGAATTAATCAACTTGAAAAGGCTTTCTAACCCCAAATTGACCAACTATGATTCAGTCATAATTGGCAGTTCTATTTATGCAGGGTCTGCCAAATCAAGAGTAAAGCAATTTCTCAAACAAAACCAACCTGAACTGCTTTCTAAGGGACTAGGCCTGTTTCTTTGCTGCATGTTTGAGGGAGATAAAGCTTTATCCCAATTCGAGACAACATACTCCAAGGAATTGAGGAACCATTCAAGGGCAAACGGTTTATTCGGCGGAGAATTTTTGATATCCAAGATGAACTTTCTAGAGCGACAAATCGTAAAAAAAGTCGCTGGCGTTACCAGCGATGTTTCTCAGCTTAATCTTAACGAAATCAGGCTTTTCGCAGAAAAGTTTAACCAGGCAAACCCTTGCTAA
- the queG gene encoding tRNA epoxyqueuosine(34) reductase QueG: MDLDEQIHWKKMIGGWARELGFVAVGFTAAEPIEDLATILQARIDQGWATPFESKEIQQRIDPQAVWPDCQTVVALAYPLPFTVSPQEGEGLISRSAVGEDYHRVVLRKVQELIDTMVNNNWLGLCRFQVDTGPLVERAFATRAGIGWIGRNQQLIIPGVGSFVTLALLLLDQELRSDDPFVFQQCGNCQKCVISCPAQIIGREPFPANKCVSYLTQSKELLTSEEISSLGLQIFGCDVCQEVCPHNQKWLEEEQTSLTVADSSSAARPSFRRGVDLVETLNLTKSEFGQRFKITAAGWRGKGVLQRNAYLALSKVKETSAKQWINVQTIANAIPPRILPYVEREQE, encoded by the coding sequence ATGGATTTGGATGAACAGATACACTGGAAAAAGATGATAGGAGGATGGGCAAGGGAGTTGGGCTTTGTCGCCGTGGGATTTACCGCTGCGGAACCTATAGAAGATTTAGCCACTATACTACAAGCTCGAATTGATCAGGGCTGGGCGACACCTTTTGAAAGTAAGGAGATCCAACAAAGGATTGATCCCCAAGCAGTTTGGCCTGATTGTCAGACGGTCGTTGCCTTAGCTTATCCCCTCCCGTTTACAGTATCTCCTCAAGAGGGAGAAGGTTTGATTTCGCGCTCAGCTGTTGGGGAGGACTATCATCGGGTGGTTCTTCGAAAAGTGCAGGAGCTAATTGATACTATGGTGAATAACAATTGGTTGGGGCTATGTCGCTTTCAAGTTGATACTGGCCCCTTAGTTGAGCGGGCATTTGCAACACGAGCAGGGATTGGCTGGATCGGTCGGAACCAACAATTAATTATCCCGGGAGTCGGATCTTTTGTTACACTTGCCCTACTTCTGCTAGATCAAGAACTGAGGTCGGATGACCCTTTTGTTTTCCAGCAATGCGGAAATTGCCAAAAATGTGTTATTTCATGTCCGGCACAAATTATTGGCAGGGAACCTTTTCCGGCCAACAAATGTGTCTCTTATTTAACTCAGAGTAAAGAGTTGTTAACTTCCGAGGAGATTTCCAGCCTGGGTCTCCAAATCTTTGGCTGTGATGTTTGCCAAGAAGTATGTCCGCATAATCAAAAATGGTTAGAGGAGGAACAGACTTCTTTAACTGTTGCTGATTCCTCATCCGCTGCCCGGCCCTCATTCAGGCGAGGTGTAGATTTAGTCGAAACTCTTAACTTGACTAAAAGTGAGTTTGGCCAACGCTTTAAGATCACTGCAGCAGGTTGGCGCGGAAAGGGAGTCCTTCAGAGAAATGCATACCTAGCTCTAAGCAAGGTTAAGGAAACTAGTGCTAAGCAATGGATCAACGTCCAGACAATAGCTAATGCAATTCCGCCCAGGATATTGCCTTATGTAGAGAGAGAACAAGAGTAG
- a CDS encoding flavin reductase family protein, with protein MEKKWRCTVCGYIHTGENPPEICPVCGVDSTFFELVAEEKDVAASTSGVVAPKPVNSQLDKPAAIRQALYRISYGLFIITAQADGKDNGQCANTCFQITSEPARIAIGINKQNYTHELIQKSGKFGVSVLSQTGQDYARGFGYRTGREVNKFEGVAVHRGESGVLLLDDVLVTMEATVTGQLDAGTHTLFLGDVTAGEILQEGDPMTYAFFRASK; from the coding sequence ATGGAAAAGAAGTGGCGTTGTACCGTTTGTGGGTATATACATACTGGCGAGAATCCGCCGGAAATCTGTCCGGTTTGTGGAGTTGATTCGACCTTTTTTGAACTAGTCGCTGAGGAGAAGGATGTTGCTGCTTCAACCTCAGGTGTTGTGGCACCTAAGCCGGTAAATTCTCAGTTAGATAAACCTGCGGCAATTCGTCAAGCTCTCTATCGAATCTCCTATGGCCTGTTTATTATAACAGCCCAGGCTGACGGTAAGGACAATGGACAATGTGCTAATACATGTTTTCAAATCACCTCTGAACCAGCCAGAATTGCAATCGGAATCAATAAGCAAAACTATACTCACGAGCTGATTCAAAAAAGTGGCAAGTTTGGTGTTTCAGTACTAAGCCAAACCGGTCAAGACTATGCCCGGGGGTTTGGATATCGCACCGGTCGGGAGGTTAACAAGTTTGAAGGGGTAGCAGTTCATCGTGGAGAATCGGGAGTTCTGCTGCTTGATGATGTACTTGTAACCATGGAAGCAACGGTAACAGGTCAATTGGATGCAGGAACCCATACTCTCTTCCTAGGGGATGTCACGGCAGGGGAAATTCTGCAAGAAGGGGATCCCATGACCTATGCGTTTTTTAGGGCCTCGAAGTAA
- a CDS encoding CCA tRNA nucleotidyltransferase, with protein MIGTPFQQEVLRKLSGLSPVYIIGGAVRDSLLGFPSKDLDVVTVLPLDQIVTKLSNWGYKPHTIGVHQPTVSLFQGKDRLDIATFSGDLEKDALRRDFTINAIFQDVKTGEIKDPLCGLQALKEKRLESCGGAEERFQEDGIRILRLIRFAVRYGFDIAPNTWQAAVKQISLLKGVALERVTEELAKILMLEEIENALGLLDDLGYFKMYIPELARLKGLIQNQYHTKDAWDHTRRVVKNAPSTVLLRLAALLHDIGKWETASRECFTWGEIKASARGYTVNEFNLIGKNLKRWLHINVEVHGGKLDNYPDTIVVKRIKPVQTSPEKHFEMVLNGKRHFLQHERESARLVKEFLTRFRWSMVLPGGTSGERELHFLVGHHMQGTLTFMSELKGEIHSLKTRLKARRFAWEIGWDGQSFNSERVENLLDLWKADFLGGKQDAEDNLYRLEGIQSEIRSACTFLKERSRLLNWKFFEGFAREKGLEAEMFGQFKEQVRKRVMFDDKYSLTDLRFLEKEYNFYCKSESSARNNRKPRLK; from the coding sequence ATGATCGGAACACCTTTTCAACAAGAGGTCTTGAGAAAACTAAGTGGTCTGAGCCCTGTCTATATTATAGGCGGAGCTGTTCGTGATTCACTCTTGGGATTTCCCTCCAAAGATCTTGATGTAGTTACGGTACTTCCTCTTGATCAGATCGTAACTAAATTATCGAATTGGGGATATAAACCACATACCATAGGGGTTCATCAGCCAACGGTGAGCTTATTCCAAGGCAAGGACAGACTTGATATTGCAACCTTTTCCGGAGATTTGGAAAAGGATGCTCTGCGCAGAGATTTCACCATAAATGCAATCTTTCAGGATGTGAAAACAGGAGAGATCAAAGATCCCCTATGTGGACTCCAAGCCTTAAAGGAAAAAAGATTGGAGTCATGCGGAGGAGCAGAAGAACGTTTCCAAGAAGACGGGATCAGGATTTTGCGGTTAATTAGGTTTGCGGTTCGCTATGGTTTTGACATAGCCCCCAATACTTGGCAAGCTGCAGTCAAGCAAATTTCACTCCTTAAAGGAGTAGCGTTAGAACGAGTAACCGAAGAATTAGCTAAGATTCTTATGCTTGAGGAAATCGAAAATGCTTTAGGACTTCTTGATGACTTAGGATATTTTAAAATGTATATCCCTGAGCTTGCCAGACTGAAAGGTCTTATTCAAAATCAATATCATACCAAAGATGCTTGGGATCATACCCGTCGGGTAGTAAAGAATGCCCCGTCGACAGTGTTATTGCGGCTGGCCGCCCTATTACATGATATTGGAAAATGGGAAACGGCTAGTCGTGAATGTTTTACTTGGGGGGAGATTAAGGCGTCAGCACGAGGCTACACAGTCAATGAATTCAACCTGATAGGAAAAAATCTGAAACGTTGGTTACATATAAATGTAGAGGTTCACGGCGGAAAATTGGACAATTACCCTGATACAATCGTTGTAAAAAGGATTAAACCTGTACAAACCTCACCTGAAAAACACTTTGAAATGGTCTTAAACGGAAAACGACATTTTCTCCAGCATGAAAGGGAAAGCGCTCGTTTGGTTAAAGAATTTCTAACTAGGTTTCGCTGGAGTATGGTTTTACCTGGAGGAACCAGTGGTGAACGAGAACTTCATTTTTTGGTAGGGCATCATATGCAAGGAACCTTAACCTTTATGAGTGAATTGAAGGGCGAGATACATAGTCTTAAAACTCGCCTGAAAGCCCGTCGTTTTGCTTGGGAAATTGGCTGGGATGGACAGAGTTTTAACTCAGAAAGGGTGGAGAATCTCCTCGATCTCTGGAAGGCAGATTTTCTTGGCGGTAAGCAGGATGCCGAGGATAATCTATACCGACTTGAAGGGATTCAGAGCGAAATTCGATCTGCCTGTACTTTCCTCAAAGAGCGTTCCCGCCTCTTGAATTGGAAATTCTTTGAGGGCTTTGCCCGTGAGAAAGGGCTTGAGGCTGAGATGTTCGGTCAATTCAAAGAACAGGTTCGCAAGCGAGTCATGTTTGATGATAAGTATAGTCTGACAGATTTGCGGTTTTTGGAAAAAGAATACAACTTTTACTGTAAGTCCGAATCATCTGCTAGGAATAATCGTAAACCCAGATTAAAGTAA
- a CDS encoding diacylglycerol/lipid kinase family protein — MNGKRLRLVYNPYAGRRKLTAQLDTVIRIFQESGNEVCVHRACSPEDIEEIAFQSRDVDRFVIAGGDGSIHQACNGLLRIPEDQRPALGILPVGTANDLAYALRLPKSIPEACKVIAKGNVFRMDTGQVNDRYFVNVASAGLLTDVSQKVDTRVKNTLGQLAYILKGIETLPSFRPFRIEYEKDGQPYIEEVVLLLAVNGHSVGGLRKLVPKASLTDGLLEVLIVPASGWPETIRLLLNVLRGDKSSSGKIKEFQTKELKISTDRPIQSDLDGEYGPESSWAIKIGPKISVLC, encoded by the coding sequence ATGAACGGGAAACGATTGCGTTTAGTTTATAATCCCTATGCAGGTCGAAGAAAATTAACTGCCCAACTAGATACAGTGATTCGAATCTTCCAGGAAAGCGGCAATGAGGTGTGTGTACATAGGGCTTGCTCCCCGGAAGATATAGAAGAAATAGCCTTTCAGAGCAGAGATGTGGATCGATTTGTCATTGCCGGTGGAGATGGCAGTATTCATCAGGCTTGCAATGGGCTGCTTAGAATTCCGGAGGATCAACGTCCGGCCTTAGGTATTCTACCTGTTGGAACCGCGAATGATTTAGCTTATGCCTTGCGGTTACCAAAAAGTATTCCAGAGGCGTGTAAGGTAATCGCCAAAGGAAATGTGTTTAGAATGGATACCGGACAAGTCAATGATCGATATTTTGTTAATGTTGCCAGTGCGGGTCTATTAACAGACGTATCACAAAAAGTAGATACTCGTGTTAAAAACACACTTGGACAATTAGCTTACATTCTTAAGGGGATTGAAACACTCCCTTCCTTTCGACCATTTCGTATTGAGTATGAGAAAGATGGGCAACCCTATATCGAAGAGGTAGTTTTATTGCTGGCTGTGAATGGCCACTCAGTTGGAGGGCTTAGGAAGCTTGTGCCCAAAGCTTCACTTACAGACGGATTGCTTGAAGTGCTAATTGTGCCGGCCTCAGGCTGGCCGGAAACAATACGCTTGCTATTGAATGTTTTGCGGGGAGACAAATCAAGTTCTGGAAAGATCAAGGAATTCCAAACTAAAGAACTTAAGATATCTACGGATCGCCCTATTCAATCGGATTTAGATGGAGAGTACGGCCCGGAGAGTTCGTGGGCTATTAAGATTGGGCCTAAAATCTCGGTGCTTTGCTAA